Below is a window of Rhipicephalus sanguineus isolate Rsan-2018 chromosome 9, BIME_Rsan_1.4, whole genome shotgun sequence DNA.
aatggcCACCGACGACCCTTAATGTATATTCTAACTATTACCACCTTTAACCCCGAcaagccggggaccaatgacaGGTCGCTGCGAGAAgaacgccatcgcttcattttcatttttgcatgcaTTACGGAGCTtgtttcctttcggactcgaccagcaGAGGGGGaagcgctgcggtgaaacttagCCCCTCTCCCTAATGGAGAAGCAGAACgctacgcacgcctatgacaacgaatatcggatataacgaactaacttATGGTCCTCATGCCACTTCCTTACAACGAGGTTCTACCGTGGACAAAATGTGTCTTGAAGGGGACGCGGGGTGAAGAATGACCGAAATGCCGGACGCCGCTAACCGCAATTCCTATTGTTTCGGGTTAACAGAGGTAGAGGACAACGTATGCATGTAGCTCACCCCGTGCGCGCGAATGTGGACCACACGTGTATCATAGTCCGGGACCACTGCTTGTCCAGCTGGCTGGACGGCGAGCCCGGCCTGAGCGGCACGCCGAACACCAGCTCCATGTCGTCGAAGTGGACGGCTTCAGTCTCGTCCGTCCAGCTGGAGTACATGGGACGGTAGCCCAGCACGTAGGCGTACACGCGGTTCTTCGACGCGTGCAGCTGTTCAGCCAGTTGGGACATCGGACACGCCTCCTGTACACGCAAGACGGACGCACGGACTACACGCGTTACGACAGAAGTTTTCCAGGTATACTATCTTTAACCGCAAAGGTCTCCGAGACTGACCACACATGCCCAGATCTTGGAGGCTTGCCTCTCCacctctatactccgtttcataatGTTACgagtcattttcgcctccatcgaaaattcggccgAGGCGGtagggtttcgatcccgcgacctgcgggatccgcagtcaagcaccataatcactagaccaccgtgacgggtatcTGCCGCATGCTTCAAACGCCTCACTGTGTATTAGGCTCGAAGAAGAACGGCGATGTGGGCTAGTTGTTTAACGTACATTTTAAAGATACTTGCAACGCAAGCACGTAAGTGCTGAAAGAAAAGCAACACAGTGAAACAGTGAAAGCTAAACAGTGACGCGACACAGTCACTGTTTCACTCCACGTGTGCGTTACTCTTTGGCTTCCTTATACTTCACTGCGTCGCTCTTCTTTCAGCACTTGCGCGCTTGCGTTGCAAATCTATTTAAAAAAGTGTTAAGCGAACTTTATTCGCTATATCCAAAGCGTGCGCGACCCAAAATGGAGAATACAATACAGCAGCTGCCCGTGATCGTTCTCACCAGGACGTCTCCCACGGCCTCCTGATACGACTCGTCGTCGGCGGTCGGGTCGAGTACGACTCCCGTGGCGTTCTGCCAGCGATCGAGGTTGTCGTGGCCGATCAGACGCGCGGCGAGCTGTTGGGGATCGCTGGAGCCGGTACGTTGCTGCTCCACGAACCATGGGTAGGCGCCTTCGTTCTGCACTCGGCCCAGTAGGAACTGCTTGCCCTGGGGTCCCGGCGTCTGTGCGCGTGCGCGCAACAGCGCGTTTAATCTCGACGTCGTGCGTTTTCAAGATCGTCGCGAGCCCGGCCGAACAGAGTGATTCGACAATAAGTGGCTTGCACGGGCGTAACTGAAACTACCACGGCGGTAAGCTAACGCTTAAATGAAGCCAGACTGCAATGGAAACTAAAAACAAACACAGAGCCGAACACCACGGGCGCTTTCGGTTAATGCTTTTGTCGCACTACGAGCGCCCAAAGCGACAGCTGCCGCCTTCGTCACACATTTATTCTCGTAGGAAATAACAACGGAAATTTCCCAGGTCACAACTATTCAGTCGCGTTCGGTAAAGCCTTGCCCACGCTCTTGAACCTCTACAACTGTGCTTCTCAGCCATGGAtatttcggggaccccttgtggaccagtggaagtgatgagggacccctctCAGTGAGAGAAAAGGCGGTGTCATAAATTAACACACCATAAATCGTGAAATAGGTGCATTTTATTTCTCGCTGGCAAAAAATGGGCAAACCAAAGTGCcgcgccaattcgatctcaacagcttgacAACAAGTTgcgcggtctgcagccacattgaacctgtttctagctatgtttacTCTTCAATTATGCAAACCTGGGaaaagtatgctcgcgtgcatatgccgtagaaaactgaaacaaaagctcaacagccatctcatggagaagggaaaCATAAGTAAGCTCCGCTGCAATGCAGAAATGTTACGCGGCGAAGCATActaaaaatcagaaggggccgctgtcgctTGACGTAGcgtgccttaaaaaaaaaaaaatgcgtttttctttttttcgaggatgggtttcgcggacccctagaaatggcttcgcggacccccacttgagaaccactgctctacaACAAGTTATACATATAACCAATCCGTACATTTGAGGCTGGCGTCTCCAGCGCTTGTCGGGATTGCGGCCTGGAAAGCGGCGGCCTCTTTAAAACAGGCACGAATCTGGGCGCCATCTTGCTGCGGGCCACAGCGTCCGCGGACGCATTCTGCAGGCACCGGAGCGACGCCTCGGTCACCAAGTCTGCGGGGCACTGCAGGCTGGTCGCCAGGCGAATGGCGCCTTCGGTACCGTCTCCCTCGTACCTGGCATAAAACAGCAAAGAGCAGCAGCCTATGTAGTGCAGCGACGATACACCTGGTACTAGAGGCCTATACGTTTGCAGTTttatctggggggggggggggggggggaggtgttggaGCCAGATGTCATCCCCTAGCGTgtgccggggaggggggggggggtaggtggtTTGCGAGCCGAACTGCATATTCGAGCAAGGTTTGAGACTGGGCTAGGTGgcaatccatcttcaacaaaccGCGCAGGAGCGGACCGCGGACAAATTCAAAGAGCTTGTTTTTGTCCGCTCCTGCGCTGTTTGTTGAAGGTATGCATTAAAGTAGGGcattgatgtaaccaaaatttgGAAGTCTAATTACGCAATGCTCACCACACCAGTGCTTGTATATGAAACAAGCTAAATCCTGTGATTGGAACTGCTATGGCACGCGGCCCGGGGGCGATGGGAACCCCGTCACCCTTAACTGACGCTTCTGCCCCCTTCCCCCTACAGGGAAAGCCCGAACTTATAGCTATTTCCTTGAAAGTAGGCGTTTTTCCCaaacagtcaaggctttcagcgagtgccccccccccccccccctccccgaaagaaattcctggctaaggGCCTGGTTACTACGGCagaaaaatcctggcgccgcccttTCAGTTAGCCCTGCTCGTTAATGAAACAACCTGATTTGTTATCTTGTAGCgaaataaataatatctggggttttacgtgccaaaaccacgacatgagtatgaggcacgccgtagtagagggccccggaaatttttaaccgtctggtgttctttaacgtgcactgacatcgcacagtacacaggcctcctctatcgaaatgcgatcgTCGCGGCAGGCCTCGAACACGCGACCtatgcgggtcagcagccgagacaccactgtaccaccgatgcAGACATCTTGTCACCACAGCCATTGATCCACATCTACGGGTACCTGTGGAAGGGTCCCCCGCTCTGCAGGATGAACCGAGCCGCTTTGCGCGTCCAGAAGCCGGAGTCCTCGCCGAACAGGTGATAACCCAGGGACGTCGCTCCGGCGTCGTGTCCGGCCAGCACCAGGCGGGACGCGTTGCCGCCGAAGCACTCGATGTTGGACAGCGTCCACGAGAGGGCCAGACGCTGGTCGTGCAGACCCACGTTGCCTGACAACGTGTTGGGCGACGGCCCGCTAAGGAAACCCATAGTTCCGACACGGTAGTTCGGCACGACCACCACCAGGTCACCGAGGGCGGACAGGTAGCGGCCGTCGTAGAGCTGCAAGCGGAATCGGCAGCTCATATCTCTCACGACAAGGGCAGTTTCACGGAGAT
It encodes the following:
- the LOC119404296 gene encoding acetylcholinesterase, encoding MTSNRRSLVNRLFAFGLFVLLALAVALFSVAMLEHWWNHGRPTVKGLFGTVRGEKITVGDHVHEWTVHAFLGVPFAKAPRGPLRFKPPQQLDSPLAKGISGGTLGSLDKRPPCPQQDYFLGQQLVNTANGSEDCLHLNIWAPARNCSPDAEHGSCQGKTVLFFLYGASFQNGGNSFELYDGRYLSALGDLVVVVPNYRVGTMGFLSGPSPNTLSGNVGLHDQRLALSWTLSNIECFGGNASRLVLAGHDAGATSLGYHLFGEDSGFWTRKAARFILQSGGPFHRYEGDGTEGAIRLATSLQCPADLVTEASLRLNALLRARAQTPGPQGKQFLLGRVQNEGAYPWFVEQQRTGSSDPQQLAARLIGHDNLDRWQNATGVVLDPTADDESYQEAVGDVLEACPMSQLAEQLHASKNRVYAYVLGYRPMYSSWTDETEAVHFDDMELVFGVPLRPGSPSSQLDKQWSRTMIHVWSTFARTG